Proteins from a single region of Macrobrachium nipponense isolate FS-2020 chromosome 11, ASM1510439v2, whole genome shotgun sequence:
- the LOC135213035 gene encoding transport and Golgi organization protein 6 homolog, which produces MKLCLFVLVQILFCFFVLFCRFLSQQSPLEAIRILLHVCRVNLLPEIPTVNPHILLCLDDEGGVRLDVAESVCQQKVLENDEHLAKVVVKILEELQNPEIVRAFYESLVSYIDFSVLNRKETSSTLLVTDCDVRVEQFEAVRRIYICCSLLSNLADNGKLTDDLFQNLSAAVPIVVSLLKTCCQKCEDEALDKTRLSFMLHVVMMVSCYVSEQILRKRMSSEDWKGLKLLLPSLVEIKNTVTDEAVLMFVEQLRNTVITHGAITHTSNKSDQAATIKDPHSSNQTSSKSAHGKGSNPVNMVKTGSESLHKRSSYSEAMEDVVSPILPTRGHGLLILSKLIEERDDETLLHKEQLLALFQHSLKEEDSYIYLMAVQGLAVLCDAFPEKVIDILTREFAVGNRTPEDRAKLAEALVRASRRLGPILPHHKSHFINCLLSGLILI; this is translated from the exons ATGAAGCTATGCTTGTTCGTACTGGTGCAaatcttattttgcttttttgttttgttttgcagatTTCTATCACAGCAGTCACCACTTGAGGCAATAAGAATTTTACTTCATGTTTGCAGAGTTAATCTATTACCTGAAATTCCAACAGTTAATCCACATATATTGTTATGTCTAGATGACGAAGGTGGTGTGAGGCTAGACGTTGCTGAATCTGTCTGTCAGCAGAAGGTGCTGGAAAATGATGAACATCTGGCAAAAGTAGTGGTAAAAATTCTAGAAGAGCTGCAGAACCCCGAGATTGTACGGGCTTTTTATGAAAGCTTGGTATCATACATAGACTTCAGTGTCCTGAACAGAAAAGaaacttcctcaacacttctTGTAACTGATTGTGATGTCAGGGTAGAACAGTTTGAGGCAGTAAGAAGGATTTATATATGCTGTAGCCTTTTAAGTAATTTGGCTGACAATGGAAAATTGACAGATGATCTCTTTCAAAATTTATCGGCAGCTGTCCCAATTGTTGTTTCATTATTAAAGACATGTTGTCAGAAGTGTGAAGATGAAGCATTAGATAAAACTAGGTTGTCTTTTATGCTGCATGTTGTAATGATGGTGTCATGCTATGTAAGTGAACAGATTTTGAGAAAAAGAATGAGTAGTGAGGACTGGAAAGGTTTGAAATTACTTCTTCCTTCATTAGTGGAAATAAAGAACACTGTAACTGATGAAGCAGTTTTAATGTTTGTGGAACAACTTAGGAACACTGTTATTACTCATGGTGCTATCACACATACATCAAACAAAAGTGATCAAGCTGCTACAATAAAGGATCCACATTCATCAAATCAAACTAGTTCTAAAAGTGCTCATGGAAAAGGAAGTAATCCTGTGAATATGGTGAAAACTGGAAGTGAGTCATTGCACAAGAGGTCAAGCTACAGTGAAGCAATGGAAGATGTTGTTAGCCCTATATTACCCACAAGAGGTCATGGTCTCTTAATCTTGAGCAAGCTCATAGAAGAAAGAGATGATGAaactcttttgcacaaagaacAGCTGTTAGCTTTATTTCAACATAGTTTGAAAGAAGAGGACTCTTACATTTATCTCATGGCAGTTCAAGGCTTAGCTGTGCTGTGTGATGCTTTTCCAGAGAAG GTTATAGATATATTGACCCGAGAATTTGCTGTTGGGAATCGTACCCCTGAAGATCGGGCAAAATTAGCTGAAGCTTTAGTTCGGGCCAGTAGACGCTTGGGTCCCATTCTTCCTCATCACAAATCCCATTTCATCAATTGCCTCCTGTCAGGTTTGATACTTATTTAA